The Nitrospiraceae bacterium genome segment CCCCTGATCTCCACTCCGTCGCCTTCTTTGTTGATGACTCCTTCCTTGAATAGCGGTGAAGTGATCCCATGGGTCATCGTACCCTGATTACGGACGATGATCTTGGTCAACGTGCCAGACATCGTGTGCCCCTTCACGTCGTACCCTTTGTCCGTAATCGTGACTTCGATCTTCATCTCATCCTCGGCCTGGACGGCTGATGGAATACCTGTACTGACTCCCGCGAGAGCGATGGCTCCCACAGCTATCGGAATCATCAACATACGAAAATTATAGACCGAGCCTCTCATAGCACCCTCCTGTGGTTGAAGTGAACAGTCTATGTTGTCATCAAGGTGGTATCTCATGACCCGGCCGCCAGTCGTTTCCCTAACCTTGATCATTGACTACTCCGGAGGGAGTGCAACACCGATGCCCGCTGGTTTTCCCCCGGACGGTTGTCATCAGTCACTCCTCTCTTGAAGGTGGTGTTAAAGGTGACTAACAGGGCGCACGCCTTAGGGAAACACTTCTTCACATTGTTATGTGCTACTCGACACAATACTCGCAGGGTTCCCTCCCTGTCTGTTCCGATCTGCTACAGTGCTCAGTATAGCGGTGGGGAGCTTTACCCCTGTACAGGCAGATGGGCGATGCAGGAGCGTGAGCATCCATCTCTCTCTTCAGGCACACGGTTGATAGGCAATCAACGCCTCGTCGCATTTCCGGACAGATCAAGACCCATACATTGCCCCATTCTGCTACGCCACTGAATCCGTAACTGAGTGACGTTCGCGTTGTGCACACCTTAACTGTGCTTCTTTTCAAAAGTTTTATCGTTTCGTTCCGCGAGCCTCTCATGGCATTGCTCTTGCTCAGATCCATTTTCAAGCGCATACTGCCTCAACCCCATCCTATGAAAATAAGTGAGGGAGGTTGCCATGGCTATTCTGAAAAGACTGCAGAACTATCTGGACAGCCACAACATTCCGTACGAGGTGGTGAGCCATCCGACCGCTTATACCGCACACGATGTAGCCGAGACGCTTCACGTATCGGCTAACATGTTCGCCAAGGTCGTGATAGTCAAAGCCGATGAACGTCTCTTGATGGTGGTGCTACCTGCCAGCTGGAAGGTTGATTTCAAACAGTTGAAGGATGTCCTTCGCGCAGAGAATGTCCGCCTCGCTACTGAATATGAATTCGCGCAATTATTCCCGGACTGCGACATCGGCAGCATGCCGCCGTTCGGCAATCTCTACGGGATCGAGGTCTATGTGGATGAATTGCTGACGCGCGATGAAGAGATTCTCTTTGAGGCCGGCACACATGTGGGAGCAATCAAGCTGCGGTATAAGGATTTCGCCGAGCTTGTTCACCCCAAGGTGGCGGAGTTCCACCGAGAGCCCGCGAAGCTGGAATTCTAGGGTTCGTCCGTCTCGTGGGATGGCTTAAGACGAATCATCTTTTTCGTCAAACGGACTCCGCGCGATCGGACAGCGTTCAGAATCTGGCGATGGATGGCCGTCGGCAAGGCCTCGGGAAGGTGGACACCTGGCAGGTCGCGAGGGAAGAGCTTCACGAAAATAGCGGTGAGTTGCGCAGTCGCCCACGCAATCGGGGAAGAGGACAGGCCGCGGCGGCGCAATTCCACCAGTGATGGGAAGGTGGCATCCCATCGAATCAGCAGCGGTCGCCCATGCCTTTGCCCGTACACCAAGACCGCCTCGGCGAAACGGGCATTTCGCAGGATGCCCCGGCGAACCAAGCGAGTGAGAACGCGGGGAGTCAGAGTGGCAGGAAACCGCGCTGCCACCAAACCGCGTGACCGGCTCAGTTTCCCCTGCCGGTGCCACCGTCGAAGTCGCTCCATGTCAGGTCCACCGATTTTTGCGTCCATTTCGCGCAGACGCACGACGTGTGGGAGGCTCACAACTTCGTCCTGCGCCGCCAAGACAACGCCAACCCGTCCGATCGGCGGTGGGAAGCGGAACACTTCTCTCTCGCCAAATCTCGCCCCGAACTGAAAACGTCCATTCCGATAGAGGCGCGGCCGCGAGACCGCTTCGTCGAACGAACTGTCAGCGGACCATTGCGAAATGGGATCGTCGCTCGCGGTCCCTTCGAACAATCGGATCTGAATCCTGTCCAGCGTCTCGAACGAAGCCGCGGCGTGGATCGCCAAGACATTCGTCAAACCAGGAGCAGCACCAGCATGAATGAGCGCCGTCCGCCGTTTCTTCCGAAACTGCCGGTCAAAACGGAGTTGTTCGGGTCGGAAGGGATTCTGTCTCAAATGCGAGGCCGTGTCGAGATAGTGCGCGCGTATCCGCAAGGCTGCGCGGAGGACGACCTTATTGAAGACAGACGGACAGGCGTTGATGAGGAGATGACAACCCTTCGCCGCCTTGACAATGCCATGAAGATTGCGGGCATTCACCTTCTGGATCGAGAGCAGCAACCGTTCGCCTAGAAAGGCGCGGGCCCGGCCCGGGTCACGATCGCCGCAAGCCACCTGGTGCCCTTGCCGGACGAGCAATTGAGCCAACAATGACCCAGTCGCGCCGACTCCCAGAATGAAGACTCGCATGGGGGCGTCACTTTATCACAACTGCGGGGGCACTTTGCGGCTCCTTTCACCCCATGACGATCACTGTCGAAAGAGGCGTCAGCCAATCCCCTCCCCGTTGTCCCGTAACGCTACAGGCTCCCCTTTACAATCCAGCGTGCTGAAATTTGCCACCAGCGCAACTGATTGAATTGCTGGGTGGTGTGCTTCTCGCCTCTTCATTTCTGATCTGGCACTGTCGATGCACTTTCCATGATCAGCAGCCCACCTGCGAGGCGTTGTTGTGGCCAAAATGACGGACGTCAGTCGACGTGTCATGGAAGTTGTGATCAGCTCGCCCGGCTGTGACTTGGAGGAGGTCATGAAGGAATGTGCCGACCTGACATGGAACCAGGTCTTTGACGAAGTGGACCGATTGAGCCGGGACGGTTATGTGATTTTGAAGCTTGAAGGACGTGGTCATTACAGCGTCAGGCCGAGCCACCGGGCCATGAGGCCGTCCTGATTATCACCAGTGGAGCAAGGCCTTGGATTGCCCCGAGCAGGGTCGTATGATCCTCAAGAGGAGGGAGCCGATGATCTTTCGCGATCGTGGCCACGCAGGCTTTTCCCTGGCGAAGCAATTGAGCGCCTATCGCGGTGATCCGACTGCGCTAGTTCTCGCGCTCCCGCGCGGGGGAGTGGCCGTTGGCTATGAGATCAGCCGCACCTTACATCTCCCGCTCGATGTATTTATTACGCGCAAGCTGAGTACCCCGGAGAACCCGGAATATGCCATCGGAGCGGTCAGCGAAACAGGCGCCATCTATCTCAATCCTGAGGCGGTCGAAGCGTTCCAATTGTCTCACGATGATCTGGAAGGGTTGATCCAGGCGCAACGTCGAGAAATCGCGCGCCGGCAGACTTTGTATCGACAGGGACGCTCTCTGCCGGTCCTCGCTGATCGCACGGTGATTCTGGTGGACGACGGCATTGCCACAGGATCGACGTTCTTCGCCACGATCGAAGCCGTGATGGAACTTTCGCCGCGTCGCCTGATCGCCGCGATACCCGTCGGACCTCTTGAGACGCTCACGCGAGTCAAGTCGCTGGTGGACGAGTTGGTCGTGCTCGAAGTGCCCGATTCTTTCAACGCCGTTGGTGCGGCCTACCAGGATTTCACGCAAGTCGAGGATGCACAGGTCGTCGCGCTGCTGAAGGCCGCTCAGGATGCGCTCTTCCAGCAGCCCTCCCCCTCACGAGGTTGAGAGGCGCTTCGCCATGAAAGTCATCGCAGGCGTGGAGTGGTCGGACGACGCGTTCGCGGCCGTCGAACAACTTGCGTTGCTCTATCGACCAGACGAGGTGACACTGGCCCATGGAGTCGATATTGGATTCTTCGAGTACCCTATCGTGGCGGAGGCCGCTAATCTGCAAGGCTATGATATCTTCCGCAAGGCCATGTTCGATGCAGGTTGTCAGGCCTTGGATCGAGGCTCCATGTTATTGCCCTCCGACATTCCGCCGGCCCGCAAGCTCTGTGAATTTCGCAAGCCGGCCCGGTTTGTGCTTGACGCTGCTACGTCGATCAATGCCGACCTGATTGTCGTCGGCACCCAGGGACACAGCCGAATGGCGGAATTCGTCCTCAGCAGTGTCTCGCACCGTATTCTCCTTCACGCCACGCAGCCGACTCTGATCGTCAAGGGGAAAGCTAAACCGGTGGCTCGCATCCTCGTAGCGGTCGAGGGTCGTGACGACGCCAGGCGGATCGGCGAATGGCTCACGGCCCATCCGTTCAGGCAACCCGTGGAGGCAACGGTATTAACGGTCGTCCCGTCGATCCCGATGGTCGAGCTCGAGCGTATAGGGGGATTTGAAGCATGGTCAGAAGGATTGATGAAGCAGGCCGAGGCAACCGCCAAGTCCTGTGCGGAATCACTCCGACCTCCGCATTTTATGGCATCCAGTATGATCCGGAAAGGAGAGCCTGCCGCGGTAATCGCGGAACAGGCAAAATCGTTCGACCTCCTGGTCGCCGGCTCTCACGGGAGAAAGGGACTGGACCGATTTCTCCTCGGCAACGTCTCCCATGCGATCGTGCACCGAGCTCCCTGCTCCGTGCTCGTAATCCGATAACCGGTGAGACCGTATGCGGCTCCCCTGCTGGCTTGCTGACAGCGTACCCACCAACTGCCGTCGC includes the following:
- a CDS encoding phosphoribosyltransferase family protein, translated to MIFRDRGHAGFSLAKQLSAYRGDPTALVLALPRGGVAVGYEISRTLHLPLDVFITRKLSTPENPEYAIGAVSETGAIYLNPEAVEAFQLSHDDLEGLIQAQRREIARRQTLYRQGRSLPVLADRTVILVDDGIATGSTFFATIEAVMELSPRRLIAAIPVGPLETLTRVKSLVDELVVLEVPDSFNAVGAAYQDFTQVEDAQVVALLKAAQDALFQQPSPSRG
- a CDS encoding saccharopine dehydrogenase NADP-binding domain-containing protein codes for the protein MRVFILGVGATGSLLAQLLVRQGHQVACGDRDPGRARAFLGERLLLSIQKVNARNLHGIVKAAKGCHLLINACPSVFNKVVLRAALRIRAHYLDTASHLRQNPFRPEQLRFDRQFRKKRRTALIHAGAAPGLTNVLAIHAAASFETLDRIQIRLFEGTASDDPISQWSADSSFDEAVSRPRLYRNGRFQFGARFGEREVFRFPPPIGRVGVVLAAQDEVVSLPHVVRLREMDAKIGGPDMERLRRWHRQGKLSRSRGLVAARFPATLTPRVLTRLVRRGILRNARFAEAVLVYGQRHGRPLLIRWDATFPSLVELRRRGLSSSPIAWATAQLTAIFVKLFPRDLPGVHLPEALPTAIHRQILNAVRSRGVRLTKKMIRLKPSHETDEP
- a CDS encoding YbaK/EbsC family protein codes for the protein MAILKRLQNYLDSHNIPYEVVSHPTAYTAHDVAETLHVSANMFAKVVIVKADERLLMVVLPASWKVDFKQLKDVLRAENVRLATEYEFAQLFPDCDIGSMPPFGNLYGIEVYVDELLTRDEEILFEAGTHVGAIKLRYKDFAELVHPKVAEFHREPAKLEF
- a CDS encoding universal stress protein → MKVIAGVEWSDDAFAAVEQLALLYRPDEVTLAHGVDIGFFEYPIVAEAANLQGYDIFRKAMFDAGCQALDRGSMLLPSDIPPARKLCEFRKPARFVLDAATSINADLIVVGTQGHSRMAEFVLSSVSHRILLHATQPTLIVKGKAKPVARILVAVEGRDDARRIGEWLTAHPFRQPVEATVLTVVPSIPMVELERIGGFEAWSEGLMKQAEATAKSCAESLRPPHFMASSMIRKGEPAAVIAEQAKSFDLLVAGSHGRKGLDRFLLGNVSHAIVHRAPCSVLVIR